From a region of the Nitrospirota bacterium genome:
- a CDS encoding cold-shock protein, with protein sequence MVVEGKVKWFNENKGFGFIQQDDGTDVFVHYSAIKTDGFKTLIEGDRVQFEVVSGERGPKAANVVKVQ encoded by the coding sequence ATGGTAGTTGAAGGAAAAGTGAAATGGTTCAACGAAAACAAAGGCTTTGGATTTATACAGCAGGACGACGGCACTGATGTATTTGTCCACTATTCTGCTATCAAGACAGATGGCTTCAAGACCCTTATCGAAGGCGATAGGGTTCAGTTTGAAGTCGTAAGTGGAGAACGCGGACCAAAAGCCGCAAATGTAGTAAAGGTTCAATAA
- a CDS encoding N-acetylneuraminate synthase family protein yields the protein MSPVVKIGEKNVGDGNPCYICAEIGINHNGSVDIAKQLIDVAVTAGCDAVKFQKRTIEVVYSAEELAKPRENPFGTTNGDLKRGLEFGYEDYTEIDRYCKEKGIQWFASCWDEGSVDFIEQFSPPCYKIASACLTDDNLLRHNRRYGRPIILSTGMSTMQQVGHAVKVLGREELILLHCTSTYPSKPSELNLAGIATLRERFGTPVGYSGHEVGLATTYAAVVLGACMVERHITLDRAMWGSDQAASVEPQGLQRLVRDIREYQVARGDGIIRVYESEEPIIQKLRRVG from the coding sequence ATGTCGCCTGTTGTAAAAATAGGAGAAAAAAATGTTGGCGACGGCAACCCCTGCTATATATGCGCAGAGATAGGCATAAACCATAATGGCTCTGTAGATATAGCCAAGCAACTTATAGATGTGGCAGTAACTGCCGGCTGTGATGCAGTTAAGTTCCAGAAACGCACAATTGAGGTAGTTTACTCGGCTGAAGAGCTTGCAAAGCCAAGAGAAAACCCTTTCGGAACTACAAACGGCGACTTAAAAAGAGGGCTTGAATTCGGGTATGAAGACTACACAGAGATAGACAGATACTGCAAAGAAAAGGGCATCCAGTGGTTTGCATCCTGCTGGGATGAAGGCTCTGTTGATTTCATAGAGCAATTCAGCCCCCCATGTTATAAGATTGCCTCTGCCTGCCTTACAGACGACAACCTCCTCAGACACAATAGGAGGTATGGCAGACCCATCATCCTTTCCACTGGAATGAGCACAATGCAGCAGGTAGGGCATGCGGTTAAGGTGCTGGGAAGAGAGGAACTGATACTACTTCACTGCACAAGCACATATCCATCAAAGCCTTCAGAGCTGAATCTCGCTGGCATAGCGACCTTGAGGGAGAGGTTCGGGACTCCAGTGGGATATTCCGGGCATGAGGTAGGTCTGGCAACCACTTACGCAGCAGTAGTTCTTGGGGCATGCATGGTTGAAAGGCATATAACCCTTGACAGGGCAATGTGGGGAAGCGACCAGGCAGCCTCTGTAGAGCCTCAGGGTCTACAGAGGCTCGTAAGAGATATAAGGGAATATCAGGTCGCAAGGGGTGATGGCATTATCAGGGTCTATGAAAGCGAAGAGCCTATCATACAGAAGCTCAGGCGGGTTGGGTGA
- a CDS encoding HAD-IA family hydrolase, whose product MIKAVFLDIDGVLTDGKVTINASGEEAKTISYDDIDAIFELKRLGIKIGFLTGEDNHFTRYVKRRFLPDFFSAGCKDKLNTFKTLIAEASLNASEVCYVGDSKKDISLLEYLEHSFAPSNAIVEARAAAKTTLRATRGEGVVKEILEHISHPRRDKRKTNGRKNRIL is encoded by the coding sequence GTGATTAAGGCTGTTTTTCTGGACATAGACGGTGTCCTTACAGATGGGAAGGTTACGATAAATGCCTCAGGTGAGGAGGCAAAGACCATATCTTACGATGACATAGATGCCATCTTTGAGCTCAAGAGATTGGGCATAAAGATAGGCTTTCTAACCGGTGAGGACAACCACTTCACGAGATATGTCAAACGCAGATTCCTGCCTGATTTTTTTTCAGCCGGTTGCAAGGACAAACTGAATACATTTAAAACCCTGATAGCAGAGGCATCGCTAAATGCCTCAGAGGTCTGTTATGTGGGCGACTCTAAAAAAGACATCTCCCTACTTGAGTATCTTGAACACAGCTTTGCGCCCTCTAATGCCATTGTAGAGGCAAGAGCCGCTGCAAAGACAACCCTAAGGGCAACACGGGGGGAAGGTGTGGTAAAAGAGATCTTAGAGCACATTAGCCACCCTCGCAGAGATAAAAGGAAAACCAATGGCAGAAAGAATCGTATACTTTAA
- a CDS encoding aminotransferase class IV: MAERIVYFNRDFVPETEAKISIYDSALMFGDMVFEMTRSFNKVQFKLIEHLQRLYNSARYIHIDIPMTIEELKQACLDTIERNDPVFEPDDEHRLMINVTRGTLSIYRDVLGGHKGTNIIIADFPLRWTVSAMGRLFDEGIEAVVPSQRTIPSRLLEPKVKNRSRLHYMMANIEVSKYKGQNVWALLLDTDGFVAEGTGANFFIVKDSSLFTPEPRNILRGISRAYVMDELAKQLNIPCHERNIELYDVVTADEAFFTGTPFCMLPVSRINGLTIGSGKMGPITKMLMERWSRNVGIDIIAQIKKWGITPAEGTAPTPYEFRGGDKD; this comes from the coding sequence ATGGCAGAAAGAATCGTATACTTTAACAGAGACTTTGTTCCTGAGACAGAAGCCAAAATATCCATCTACGATTCTGCCCTTATGTTTGGTGACATGGTCTTTGAGATGACCCGCTCCTTCAATAAGGTACAGTTCAAGCTCATAGAGCATTTACAGAGGCTTTATAACTCAGCCCGCTATATCCATATAGATATTCCAATGACAATTGAAGAGCTGAAGCAGGCATGTCTTGACACCATAGAAAGAAACGACCCTGTCTTTGAGCCTGATGACGAGCACCGCCTCATGATAAATGTGACAAGGGGAACGCTTTCAATATACAGAGATGTGTTGGGTGGGCATAAAGGCACAAACATTATTATAGCGGATTTTCCGCTCAGATGGACTGTCTCGGCGATGGGAAGGCTCTTCGATGAAGGCATAGAGGCAGTTGTGCCAAGCCAGAGGACAATCCCCTCAAGGCTGCTTGAGCCAAAGGTAAAAAACAGAAGCAGGCTACATTACATGATGGCAAATATAGAGGTCTCAAAATACAAGGGGCAGAATGTATGGGCACTTCTCCTTGACACAGATGGCTTTGTCGCAGAGGGCACAGGGGCAAATTTCTTCATAGTCAAGGATAGCTCTCTTTTTACGCCTGAGCCAAGAAACATCCTTCGTGGCATAAGCAGGGCATATGTGATGGATGAGCTCGCAAAACAGTTGAATATTCCATGCCATGAGCGAAATATAGAGCTTTATGATGTCGTCACCGCAGATGAGGCATTCTTTACAGGAACACCGTTTTGCATGCTTCCGGTGTCAAGGATTAACGGACTTACCATAGGCTCGGGAAAGATGGGACCTATTACTAAAATGCTTATGGAGAGGTGGAGCAGGAATGTCGGAATAGACATAATAGCCCAGATAAAAAAATGGGGCATTACCCCGGCTGAAGGCACTGCCCCCACGCCCTATGAATTTAGGGGAGGGGATAAGGATTAA
- a CDS encoding sugar phosphate isomerase/epimerase: MNNPIGIMQGRLLPPVQGLIQAFPEEEWEKEFSSASELGIDCIEFIFGGDNPESHPLMNIKGIERINSLEKQTGVRVLSVCADYFMDYPLHRGDGRKALGVLNALIRNCGILSVKDIIIPCVDRSGLKTLEEIRQLEVSLKKSFPLAEKLGINLTLETDLPPEGFIGLLRRFSSPNIKVNYDMGNSASLGYDPEEELDIYGRWITDVHIKDRTYKGGSVPLGEGDVNFHLVFSKLKRLGFSGIFILQTARGQTGREKEKIKDYLSFLKRFIGGGKGSKWN; encoded by the coding sequence ATGAATAACCCTATCGGCATAATGCAGGGCAGGCTTTTGCCACCAGTTCAGGGATTGATTCAGGCATTCCCTGAGGAGGAATGGGAAAAGGAATTTTCCTCAGCATCGGAGCTTGGCATTGACTGCATAGAGTTTATCTTCGGGGGGGATAACCCCGAGAGCCATCCCCTCATGAATATTAAGGGCATTGAAAGGATTAACTCCCTTGAGAAACAGACCGGGGTAAGGGTGCTGTCTGTATGTGCGGATTATTTCATGGACTATCCGCTCCATAGGGGTGATGGCAGGAAGGCACTTGGGGTTTTGAATGCCCTTATCAGGAACTGTGGGATTCTGTCTGTAAAGGATATAATAATTCCATGTGTTGACCGCTCAGGTCTGAAAACATTAGAGGAGATAAGACAGCTTGAGGTCTCGCTTAAAAAGTCCTTTCCTTTAGCTGAAAAATTAGGAATCAATCTTACACTTGAGACCGACCTTCCACCAGAGGGATTTATAGGGCTTCTCCGCAGGTTTAGCTCCCCGAATATAAAGGTCAATTATGATATGGGCAATAGCGCCTCTCTTGGCTATGACCCGGAGGAAGAGCTTGACATATATGGCAGATGGATAACTGATGTGCATATAAAGGACCGTACATATAAAGGAGGAAGTGTTCCTCTTGGGGAAGGCGATGTCAACTTTCATCTTGTCTTCAGCAAGCTCAAGAGGCTCGGCTTCTCAGGCATTTTTATTCTCCAGACAGCAAGGGGACAGACAGGCAGGGAGAAGGAGAAAATAAAGGATTATCTATCCTTTCTTAAAAGGTTCATAGGAGGCGGAAAAGGCTCTAAATGGAACTGA
- a CDS encoding SDR family oxidoreductase, with amino-acid sequence MELNIGGRVSVVSGSSRGIGKAIAYGLLKEGAIVYLTGRDKEALDSTYRDLSSQFGNSVYKFNGDLSLTETIKTLIETVLREQGRLDIAIANIGSGRSKVGWDVEDSYWHEGFDINFYPAVRLIRESIRVMKEQASGSIVAVSSIAGCEAIPAPIPYSAAKTALLSFVKNVSALVASDGIRVNAISPGNVYFEGGTWDRKLKEDRAAVERYIETSVPARRLGTPEEIADAICFLVSDRASFITGANLVVDGGQIRRLL; translated from the coding sequence ATGGAACTGAATATCGGTGGCAGGGTCTCGGTTGTCAGTGGCTCTTCAAGGGGAATAGGAAAAGCCATAGCCTATGGCTTGCTTAAGGAGGGTGCGATTGTTTATCTGACTGGTAGAGACAAAGAGGCACTGGACTCTACATATAGAGACCTCAGCTCCCAGTTCGGAAACAGTGTTTATAAGTTCAACGGGGACCTTAGCCTTACAGAGACTATAAAAACTCTCATAGAGACTGTTCTCAGGGAGCAGGGAAGGCTTGATATAGCTATTGCAAATATAGGAAGTGGAAGGTCCAAGGTCGGCTGGGATGTTGAGGACAGTTACTGGCATGAGGGCTTTGACATAAACTTCTACCCTGCGGTAAGACTCATAAGGGAATCCATAAGGGTGATGAAGGAGCAGGCTTCTGGCAGTATTGTCGCGGTATCCTCAATTGCCGGCTGTGAGGCAATTCCTGCGCCTATTCCTTACTCAGCTGCAAAGACAGCTCTCCTGAGCTTCGTAAAGAATGTGTCAGCCCTCGTTGCCTCAGACGGTATAAGGGTGAATGCTATCTCTCCGGGCAATGTGTATTTTGAGGGAGGAACATGGGACAGAAAACTAAAGGAAGACAGAGCGGCAGTAGAGCGATATATAGAGACCTCTGTCCCCGCGAGAAGACTTGGCACACCTGAGGAGATAGCCGATGCTATATGTTTTTTGGTCTCTGATAGGGCATCGTTTATTACTGGTGCCAACCTTGTAGTTGATGGCGGGCAGATAAGGAGACTCCTATGA
- a CDS encoding SDR family oxidoreductase yields the protein MMERFNLKGRNSVITGGAGLLGRKHAEAVIEAGGLPILLDINKKSMEKVSMELAKRYGKKIPIHIVDITKKTAVENVGKEIFRKLGAVDILINNASIDPKVKGVFGLKGLRFENYSSRMWDKELDVGLKGAMFCSQVFGTEMAQKGRGVILNISSDLGIIAPDQRIYRKEGLSEDSQPVKPVTYSVIKHGIIGLTKYLAVYWAEKGVRVNALCPGGVYQSQHADFVEKLTDLIPMGRMADADEYKEAIIFLISDASSYMTGSTLVIDGGRTCW from the coding sequence ATGATGGAGAGATTTAATCTCAAAGGCAGAAACTCAGTGATAACAGGCGGGGCTGGGCTTCTCGGAAGGAAACATGCCGAAGCTGTCATTGAGGCAGGCGGACTCCCAATCCTTTTAGATATAAATAAGAAGTCTATGGAAAAGGTCTCTATGGAGCTTGCAAAAAGATACGGGAAGAAGATTCCAATTCATATAGTTGATATAACAAAAAAGACTGCTGTGGAAAATGTAGGCAAGGAGATATTCAGGAAATTAGGGGCTGTGGACATCCTCATCAACAATGCCTCTATAGACCCAAAGGTCAAAGGAGTTTTTGGGCTTAAAGGTTTAAGGTTTGAAAATTATTCATCCCGCATGTGGGATAAGGAGCTTGATGTCGGCTTAAAGGGTGCTATGTTTTGCAGTCAGGTCTTCGGCACAGAGATGGCTCAAAAGGGCAGAGGGGTCATCCTGAATATCTCATCTGACCTTGGCATTATAGCCCCTGACCAGAGAATTTACAGAAAAGAAGGGCTTTCAGAAGACAGTCAGCCTGTAAAGCCAGTAACTTATTCTGTAATCAAGCACGGCATCATCGGGCTTACAAAATACCTCGCTGTTTATTGGGCAGAAAAAGGGGTGAGGGTAAATGCCCTCTGCCCTGGTGGAGTCTATCAGAGCCAGCATGCGGACTTTGTGGAAAAACTAACAGACCTCATCCCAATGGGAAGGATGGCTGATGCCGACGAATACAAGGAAGCCATCATCTTCCTCATCTCAGATGCCTCATCTTATATGACAGGCTCTACACTTGTAATAGACGGTGGAAGGACATGCTGGTAA
- a CDS encoding glycosyltransferase family protein, which yields MPKTVVAIIQARMGSKRLPGKSMMPLAGKPLLYRFIERVKRSKTPEKIVLATTERAEDNVLVRVAEELGISVFRGSEDDLVDRYYQAAKEFKADTVVRLCADNPVVEPEEIDRIIRYHLGTDNDFSSNTHNINGNGYPDGLGAEVYNFSTIEKLWKITKDPTHREHPHSYIYEHRADFKVGTVTCPPEFRRPELRLDVNTEEEYQFLSKIYEYWYPQKKDFHITDIIQWYDKIYRCAHQK from the coding sequence GTGCCTAAAACGGTAGTTGCCATCATACAGGCGCGCATGGGCTCTAAAAGGCTTCCCGGAAAATCAATGATGCCACTTGCAGGCAAACCCCTCCTATATAGGTTTATAGAAAGGGTAAAGAGAAGCAAGACCCCTGAGAAGATAGTGCTTGCCACTACCGAAAGGGCTGAGGACAATGTGCTTGTCAGGGTTGCTGAGGAGCTCGGCATAAGCGTCTTCAGAGGCTCTGAAGATGACCTTGTTGACAGGTATTATCAGGCAGCAAAAGAATTCAAGGCGGATACTGTTGTGAGGCTCTGTGCTGATAATCCAGTTGTTGAGCCAGAAGAGATAGACCGAATCATAAGATACCATCTCGGCACTGACAATGACTTCTCTTCAAACACCCATAACATAAATGGAAACGGCTATCCGGATGGTCTTGGCGCTGAGGTTTATAATTTCTCTACCATTGAGAAGCTCTGGAAAATCACTAAAGACCCGACTCATAGGGAACATCCCCATAGCTATATCTATGAGCACAGGGCAGACTTCAAGGTCGGAACAGTGACATGCCCCCCTGAGTTCAGAAGACCTGAGCTAAGGCTTGATGTAAACACCGAGGAGGAATATCAATTCCTCAGTAAGATATACGAGTACTGGTATCCCCAAAAAAAAGACTTTCACATTACTGACATTATCCAGTGGTATGATAAGATATATAGGTGCGCTCATCAGAAATAA
- a CDS encoding ABC transporter permease has product MRFNLFSVAIKNLKRKSFRTVILILSIGLLVSILVFGTSFLLSVSSTLKRASDRLGADLLVVPMGARDYAEEVLLETKAKTFYMDSSMVERVKKVDGIEEVTYQTYLTTILGVCCDIPEVKVVAFNQETDFIVTPWLKKAIGRKLEKGEAIIGWEADRNLGLLDMEGSVLFGTKFKFVGVLEKTGTGLDNAIFISDENINEVIEKGKSGIKPCEISLIFTKVREGFDPVKVGRKVEGEIVEVDVIERSDMGKRIISTLKDINRVFLLTIILASLLSTFLAWAIFSAIVNERFREVGIMRAIGAKGSHIIRMFFIEVIVIGVLGSLIGIALGTYLSVSLSRVFTILRDVSATLTVFERIEVGILGLAIGTGICMIGAFSSIIRIKRLEPLKALKEA; this is encoded by the coding sequence TTGAGATTTAATCTTTTCAGTGTTGCTATTAAGAACCTAAAAAGAAAGTCTTTTAGAACCGTAATCCTTATCCTCTCCATAGGTCTTTTAGTGTCAATCTTAGTGTTCGGGACATCGTTCCTTTTGAGTGTAAGCTCAACGCTTAAGAGGGCATCAGACAGACTTGGTGCAGACCTCTTGGTTGTGCCCATGGGTGCAAGGGATTATGCAGAGGAGGTCCTGCTTGAGACAAAGGCAAAGACATTCTACATGGACAGCTCCATGGTAGAGAGGGTCAAGAAGGTTGATGGCATAGAAGAGGTTACATACCAGACATATCTTACCACTATACTTGGTGTCTGCTGTGATATACCAGAGGTCAAGGTGGTTGCCTTCAATCAGGAAACGGATTTTATTGTTACCCCATGGCTTAAAAAGGCTATTGGAAGGAAGCTCGAAAAAGGCGAGGCAATCATAGGCTGGGAAGCAGATAGGAATTTAGGTCTTCTTGATATGGAAGGAAGTGTGCTTTTCGGGACCAAGTTTAAATTTGTAGGTGTGCTCGAAAAGACAGGCACAGGGCTTGACAATGCAATCTTTATAAGTGATGAAAATATTAATGAGGTAATTGAAAAGGGTAAATCTGGTATTAAACCATGTGAGATTTCCCTCATATTCACAAAGGTCAGGGAAGGGTTTGACCCTGTAAAGGTTGGTAGAAAGGTTGAGGGTGAGATAGTTGAAGTCGATGTTATTGAAAGAAGCGATATGGGCAAGCGGATAATCTCCACACTCAAGGATATAAATAGGGTGTTTCTGCTTACAATCATTCTTGCATCCTTGCTTTCGACATTTCTTGCGTGGGCAATATTCTCTGCTATTGTAAATGAGAGGTTTAGGGAAGTTGGAATAATGAGGGCAATTGGCGCAAAAGGCTCCCATATAATCAGGATGTTCTTTATCGAGGTCATTGTCATTGGTGTGCTTGGAAGTCTTATTGGAATAGCACTTGGCACATATCTATCGGTTAGCCTTTCGAGGGTCTTTACCATTCTAAGGGATGTATCTGCAACACTCACCGTATTTGAGCGCATTGAGGTGGGCATTCTTGGTCTTGCTATAGGTACTGGAATATGTATGATTGGTGCCTTTTCATCTATAATCCGCATAAAAAGGCTTGAACCCCTCAAGGCACTCAAGGAGGCATAA
- a CDS encoding ABC transporter ATP-binding protein, translating into MVQIQINDISKVYTVGSSEIKAVDGASLEIEKGEFVSITGHSGSGKTTLLSIIGGILMPSSGKVFFGGTDIYSLSEDKISEYRAEKIGYIFQFASLLPVLTVEENLFLPTIFTSKRKSGIRQKTQEYLSMVGLSDKINSYPSELSGGEQRRVAIARALMNDPEVILADEPTGDLDEETEAEVMEFLKSINRDRGITFILVTHSTEIARSAKKMIRMSHGRLSEVAISS; encoded by the coding sequence ATGGTACAGATACAGATAAATGATATAAGCAAGGTCTATACAGTTGGAAGTAGTGAAATCAAGGCAGTTGATGGTGCCTCACTTGAGATTGAAAAAGGCGAGTTCGTCTCCATCACCGGGCATTCAGGCTCTGGAAAGACAACATTGCTTTCAATCATAGGCGGGATACTCATGCCTTCATCAGGAAAGGTTTTCTTCGGTGGCACTGACATTTATAGCTTGAGCGAGGATAAGATTTCAGAGTACAGGGCTGAAAAGATTGGCTATATATTCCAGTTTGCAAGTCTTCTTCCTGTGCTTACTGTAGAGGAAAACCTCTTTCTTCCAACTATCTTTACTTCTAAAAGGAAATCAGGCATAAGGCAGAAGACACAGGAATACCTTTCTATGGTTGGGCTTTCAGATAAGATTAACTCCTATCCATCCGAGCTGAGCGGTGGTGAGCAAAGAAGGGTTGCCATTGCACGTGCACTTATGAATGACCCTGAAGTAATCCTTGCCGATGAGCCTACAGGAGACCTCGATGAAGAGACAGAGGCAGAGGTCATGGAGTTTTTAAAGAGCATAAATCGTGACAGAGGCATAACCTTTATTTTAGTTACCCATAGCACAGAGATAGCGAGGTCTGCAAAGAAGATGATAAGGATGTCTCATGGCAGGTTGAGCGAGGTCGCAATCTCTTCTTGA
- a CDS encoding 30S ribosomal protein S21 produces MPSIKVRESDSFENALKRFKKQCEREGILSEIKKREHYEKPSVRKKKKAIAARKKAVKRVKFQG; encoded by the coding sequence ATGCCCTCTATAAAGGTGAGGGAGAGTGATTCCTTTGAGAATGCACTTAAGAGGTTTAAGAAACAGTGCGAAAGAGAAGGAATACTCTCGGAGATAAAAAAAAGGGAGCATTACGAGAAGCCGAGTGTCAGGAAAAAGAAAAAGGCAATTGCCGCTCGCAAAAAGGCAGTTAAAAGGGTAAAATTTCAAGGTTAA
- a CDS encoding NGG1p interacting factor NIF3, with translation MKLRELYNKAVGIGIDNDPRGTVVVLRELEARRKDYENLKESEREFFDVESLTNPYPDTRILHGSGDEEINSATIGIDIDTAEVLLCDSLRQRGHGIDLIISHHPSGRAYAGLYAVMQMQADILSRFGVPINIAEDLLEGRIKEVQRRLMPVNHSKTVDAARLIGIPFVCFHTPADNMVSAYLQRLFDDKKPYKVEDLIDILREIPEYRDAAKNSAGPEILVGAKSRKSGRIFVDMTGGTEGSKEIFGSIAQSGINTIVAMHLSEDHRKEAEKNHINVVIAGHISSDNIGMNLLLDELTKQSPIGITACSGFRRISRLTY, from the coding sequence TTGAAGCTTAGGGAACTATATAATAAAGCCGTTGGCATCGGTATAGACAACGACCCAAGGGGAACTGTCGTTGTCTTAAGAGAGCTTGAAGCCCGTAGAAAAGACTACGAGAACCTTAAGGAAAGCGAAAGGGAATTCTTTGATGTAGAATCCCTTACCAACCCCTATCCTGACACAAGGATACTTCATGGCAGTGGCGATGAGGAGATAAACTCCGCTACCATAGGTATTGACATTGACACAGCCGAGGTCCTTCTATGCGACAGCTTAAGACAGAGAGGTCATGGCATTGACCTCATAATATCCCATCATCCCTCGGGCAGGGCTTATGCAGGGCTTTATGCAGTTATGCAGATGCAGGCAGATATTCTGTCAAGATTTGGAGTGCCAATCAATATAGCAGAAGACCTGCTCGAGGGCAGGATTAAAGAGGTTCAGAGAAGACTCATGCCTGTCAACCATTCAAAGACAGTGGATGCCGCAAGGCTAATCGGTATACCCTTTGTCTGTTTTCACACGCCTGCAGATAACATGGTGTCTGCTTATCTACAGAGGCTTTTTGACGACAAAAAACCCTACAAGGTGGAAGACCTCATAGACATTCTTAGAGAGATTCCCGAATACAGGGATGCCGCAAAAAACAGTGCCGGGCCAGAGATACTCGTAGGAGCCAAATCAAGAAAATCTGGTAGGATATTTGTCGATATGACAGGTGGCACAGAGGGCTCAAAAGAGATATTCGGAAGCATTGCCCAGAGCGGTATAAATACCATAGTGGCAATGCACCTGAGCGAAGACCACAGAAAGGAAGCAGAGAAAAACCATATCAATGTCGTCATCGCAGGACATATCTCGAGCGACAACATTGGCATGAACCTCCTCTTAGATGAGCTTACAAAACAATCTCCCATCGGGATTACTGCCTGCTCGGGCTTTAGAAGGATAAGCAGGCTTACATACTGA
- a CDS encoding DNA primase, which translates to MKSDGILEEIKGRLDIVELISEYVSIKKVGQNYKGLCPFHPEKTPSFMVSPHKQIFHCFGCGSGGDILSFIIKYENLSFNEALRILAKKAGVKLKDYSLKKDEGKETLKEIHEEASKLFVKNLEGSRLASEYLKSRGLKDDTISRFSLGYAHPGWHQLYEHLKGRGFPESLMLQSGLLSTGPKGVYDNFRARIMFPISSPHGDVIAFGGRVMDNGMPKYLNSPDTVLFKKGETLYCLNMAEKEIRGKDCAIAVEGYFDAIMCHQNGIGNVVAPLGTALTTGHLKRLKRFTNNIIVIFDGDTAGLMAAKRSVSLMLEHGMRPKALILPEGKDPDSLLREKGHEYMTHLIEKASTMPLDFFIKTSSKPKAETVKEVLALISKVNDPIYKEELLLELTEKSKMSESTLRKELKNLVKAELHHKGVAMSMTCNEELLLLSAIVSFPEKKQMILKDISLEDIKDTLLRKAFQKVISLKDIASGVQEEDSEENRLIRILSVEPGFDITNVDKNIDDCIKKIKKRQIDERIQIARESEDLGLLSSLLTERKKLTGETTR; encoded by the coding sequence ATGAAATCAGACGGCATCCTTGAAGAGATAAAAGGCAGGCTCGACATCGTAGAGCTTATATCCGAATATGTCTCCATTAAGAAGGTAGGACAGAACTACAAGGGGCTCTGCCCTTTCCACCCTGAAAAAACCCCATCCTTTATGGTAAGCCCTCATAAGCAGATATTCCATTGCTTTGGCTGTGGAAGTGGCGGAGATATTTTGAGCTTTATAATAAAATACGAAAACCTTTCATTTAATGAGGCACTCCGAATTCTCGCTAAAAAGGCAGGCGTAAAGCTCAAGGATTATTCGCTTAAAAAAGACGAAGGTAAAGAGACGCTCAAGGAGATTCATGAAGAGGCATCTAAACTGTTCGTTAAAAACCTCGAGGGCTCAAGGTTAGCAAGCGAGTATCTTAAATCGAGGGGACTTAAGGATGACACCATAAGCCGATTTTCATTGGGCTATGCTCATCCAGGCTGGCATCAGCTTTACGAGCATCTGAAAGGTAGGGGATTCCCTGAATCGCTAATGCTTCAGTCTGGGCTTCTCTCGACGGGTCCAAAAGGCGTATATGACAACTTCAGGGCAAGAATAATGTTTCCCATATCCAGCCCTCATGGAGATGTCATAGCATTTGGCGGAAGGGTTATGGATAACGGAATGCCCAAATACCTGAACTCCCCTGATACAGTCCTTTTCAAGAAAGGCGAGACCCTCTATTGCCTGAATATGGCAGAAAAGGAAATCAGGGGAAAAGACTGTGCCATTGCCGTTGAAGGCTACTTCGATGCAATCATGTGCCATCAAAATGGGATTGGAAATGTGGTTGCACCACTGGGGACTGCCCTTACGACAGGACATCTTAAAAGACTCAAAAGATTCACAAACAATATAATTGTTATTTTTGATGGAGACACCGCAGGTCTTATGGCGGCAAAAAGGTCTGTATCGTTAATGTTAGAGCACGGCATGAGGCCAAAAGCCCTCATACTGCCAGAGGGCAAAGACCCTGACAGCCTCCTGAGGGAAAAAGGGCACGAATATATGACTCATCTCATAGAAAAGGCTTCCACTATGCCTTTAGATTTTTTTATAAAGACATCGTCTAAGCCAAAGGCAGAGACAGTAAAAGAGGTATTGGCTTTAATATCAAAAGTGAATGACCCGATTTACAAGGAGGAGCTTCTCCTTGAGCTTACGGAAAAATCTAAGATGAGCGAGTCCACACTCAGAAAGGAATTGAAAAACCTCGTGAAGGCAGAACTCCATCACAAAGGGGTTGCAATGTCAATGACCTGCAATGAAGAGCTTCTGCTTTTAAGTGCCATAGTATCGTTCCCGGAGAAAAAACAGATGATACTTAAAGATATATCCTTAGAGGACATTAAAGACACCCTTTTAAGAAAGGCATTCCAGAAGGTCATCTCCTTAAAGGACATCGCATCAGGAGTCCAAGAAGAAGACTCCGAGGAAAACAGGCTCATACGCATACTATCGGTTGAGCCGGGTTTTGACATCACAAATGTTGACAAAAACATCGATGACTGTATAAAGAAGATAAAGAAACGGCAGATCGACGAGAGGATACAGATTGCCAGGGAAAGCGAAGACCTCGGGCTTCTAAGCAGTCTTCTTACGGAGAGGAAAAAACTCACTGGAGAGACAACAAGATGA